The following are from one region of the Scylla paramamosain isolate STU-SP2022 chromosome 23, ASM3559412v1, whole genome shotgun sequence genome:
- the LOC135111977 gene encoding glutamic acid-rich protein-like, with protein sequence MASSDNNNNSDYYTLLGVSRGATPEEIRKAYRRLALLHHPDKNPASVREATVKFQRIQAAVETLCHPKKKNAYDRECRQRENKRKRDDSCREREHKRRREEGQHEHSHHRERGNDKRRRKQEEERRKRYQKRRRRQGRVYSSDEDEEEDLQDDVHEEESSEHSECTEESSDEEEEHVYGAYEHDPDYETETDEDSASCSDYECEESSELETPSEEESEPESSHEQDSDYESEYEATSESYMGDERDASSEHDEEEEQEEAEHEKEQSESEETNEEERHQHRHGKRKIQEEDKEFRQREKKMKEEREDSEHEEGNEEAQHEESHDKRKREKEDDGEEFTQRGKKMRGDVEESDDEENYEEGSHEERHGKRKREEEEEKEFTQRGKK encoded by the coding sequence ATGGCATcaagtgacaacaacaacaacagcgattaCTACACACTCCTCGGCGTGAGCCGCGGCGCCACGCCCGAGGAAATCAGGAAAGCGTACAGGCGGCtcgccctcctccaccacccggACAAGAACCCGGCCAGCGTGCGGGAGGCGACGGTCAAGTTCCAGCGTATCCAGGCCGCCGTGGAGACGCTCTGCCACCCCAAGAAGAAAAACGCGTACGACAGAGAGTGCCGCCAgcgagagaataagaggaagagggacgacagctgcagggagagggagcacaagagaaggagggaagaagggcagCACGAACACAGCCATCACAGAGAACGAGGGAAcgacaagaggagaaggaagcaggaagaggagaggcgcAAGAGATATCAGAAGAGGCGGCGACGGCAAGGAAGAGTCTACAGTTCtgatgaagacgaggaagaagatttACAAGACGACGTTCATGAGGAAGAGAGTAGCGAGCACAGCGAATGCACGGAAGAGAGTTctgacgaagaagaggaacatgTGTATGGGGCGTACGAACACGACCCAGATTACGAGACGGAGACGGATGAAGACTCCGCTTCCTGCAGCGACTACGAGTGCGAGGAATCGTCAGAGCTGGAGACTCCGTCAGAGGAAGAGTCTGAGCCAGAGTCTTCCCACGAGCAGGACTCCGATTACGAATCCGAGTACGAGGCGACGAGCGAGTCATACATGGGGGACGAGAGGGACGCCTCCTCCGAgcacgacgaggaggaagaacaggaagaggcgGAACATGAGAAAGAACAGTCTGAAAGCGAAGAGACTAATGAAGAAGAGCGGCACCAACACAggcatggaaagagaaagatacaggaggaggataaagaattTAGGCaacgtgaaaagaaaatgaaagaagagagagaagactccGAACACGAAGAAGGTAATGAAGAAGCGCAGCACGAAGAGAgtcatgataaaagaaagagagagaaagaagatgatggGGAAGAATTTACACAacgtggaaagaaaatgagaggagacgTAGAAGAATCCGATgacgaagaaaattatgaagaaggGTCGCACGAGGAAAGGCATggcaaaagaaagagagaggaagaagaggaaaaagagtttACACaacgtggaaaaaaatga